One genomic window of Streptomyces sp. WP-1 includes the following:
- a CDS encoding serpin family protein gives MKVENRVDGAVVRTVNGLTARWGATARGGTVFSAAGVWPLLALLADGAAGPARQELTEVLGVPAEQAAATARELLAALDSVSGLDAALGLWTQQELPLREEWLAKLPAAAHGSFGEDLVTAQERLDRWAAERTGGLVERMPVALNRQTRMVLAGALALHTTWRQPFTEQPLTPAAGPWQGRTLRGLHRRSVRPDRVGVTGTPDGFVTALTVPGDNGIDVHLVLGEERMTPGQVIAAGVAVVERALPLTPGGALPYGEVGPGLRVEREQAVTPEPTSLDVRTVAYEVRADHDLLAQPDLFGLHTATDPRYGHFPGISAHPLAVSEARQSAVTRFGALGFRAATVTAMAAAPGGAPPQHRYETTVVHATFDRPFAFLAVDRDSRLILTSGWMTDPSPYPAPGYAGSAGRPGV, from the coding sequence TTGAAGGTGGAGAACCGGGTCGACGGCGCCGTCGTACGCACGGTGAACGGACTCACCGCGCGCTGGGGCGCCACCGCGCGGGGCGGCACGGTGTTCTCCGCGGCCGGTGTCTGGCCCCTGCTGGCCCTCCTCGCGGACGGCGCGGCGGGCCCCGCCCGGCAGGAGCTGACCGAGGTACTGGGCGTGCCCGCGGAGCAAGCTGCCGCCACCGCACGGGAGTTGCTCGCGGCCCTGGACTCGGTGTCGGGCCTGGACGCGGCGCTCGGCCTGTGGACGCAACAGGAACTGCCGCTGCGCGAGGAGTGGCTGGCCAAGCTGCCGGCGGCCGCGCACGGCTCGTTCGGGGAGGATCTCGTCACCGCGCAGGAACGGCTGGACCGCTGGGCCGCCGAGCGCACCGGCGGCCTGGTCGAGCGGATGCCGGTGGCGCTGAACCGGCAGACCCGGATGGTGCTGGCGGGCGCGCTCGCCCTGCACACCACCTGGCGCCAGCCCTTCACCGAGCAGCCGCTCACCCCGGCGGCGGGCCCCTGGCAGGGCCGCACCCTGCGCGGCCTGCACCGGCGGAGCGTGCGCCCGGACCGGGTCGGCGTGACCGGCACCCCGGACGGCTTCGTCACCGCGCTGACGGTCCCCGGCGACAACGGCATCGACGTCCATCTCGTCCTCGGCGAGGAGCGCATGACGCCGGGTCAGGTCATCGCCGCGGGCGTGGCCGTGGTGGAACGCGCGCTCCCGCTCACACCGGGCGGCGCCCTGCCGTACGGCGAGGTCGGCCCCGGACTGCGGGTGGAACGCGAGCAGGCCGTCACGCCGGAACCGACCTCCCTGGACGTACGGACGGTTGCCTACGAGGTCCGCGCGGACCACGATCTGCTCGCCCAGCCCGACCTCTTCGGCCTCCACACCGCGACCGACCCCCGCTACGGCCACTTCCCCGGCATCAGCGCCCACCCCCTGGCCGTCTCGGAGGCCCGCCAGTCGGCGGTGACCCGCTTCGGCGCCCTGGGCTTCCGCGCGGCCACGGTGACGGCCATGGCCGCGGCACCCGGCGGCGCCCCGCCCCAGCACCGCTACGAGACCACCGTCGTCCACGCCACCTTCGACCGCCCCTTCGCCTTCCTCGCCGTCGACCGCGACTCCCGCCTGATCCTGACCTCCGGCTGGATGACCGACCCCTCCCCCTACCCGGCCCCGGGGTACGCGGGCAGCGCGGGCCGCCCGGGTGTGTGA
- the ppgK gene encoding polyphosphate--glucose phosphotransferase gives MQIFGVDIGGSGIKGAPVDLDRGDLAQERCKVLTPHPATPDGVADGVKQVIDHFGWTGPVGLTFPGVVTGGAMVRTAANVDKSWVDTDARALFGGRLGGLPVTVVNDADAAGVAEMQFGAGRDRRGTVILLTFGTGIGSALFVDGVLVPNTELGHLELNGHDAEHKASSKAKEDHDLSWEQWARRVQKYLAHVEMLFSPELFIIGGGVSRKADKFLPHIEGITADIVPAQLQNNAGIVGAAMRAAQQS, from the coding sequence ATGCAGATCTTCGGCGTGGACATCGGCGGATCCGGGATCAAGGGCGCCCCTGTGGACCTCGACAGGGGCGACCTCGCCCAGGAGCGCTGCAAGGTGCTCACCCCCCACCCGGCGACGCCCGACGGCGTGGCCGACGGGGTGAAGCAGGTGATCGACCACTTCGGCTGGACCGGCCCGGTCGGCCTGACCTTCCCCGGCGTGGTCACCGGCGGGGCGATGGTCCGTACGGCGGCCAATGTCGACAAGAGCTGGGTCGATACCGACGCGCGCGCCCTGTTCGGCGGCAGACTGGGCGGCCTGCCGGTGACGGTGGTCAACGACGCGGACGCGGCGGGCGTCGCCGAGATGCAGTTCGGCGCGGGCCGGGACCGCCGGGGCACGGTCATCCTGCTCACCTTCGGCACCGGCATCGGCAGCGCCCTCTTCGTGGACGGCGTCCTGGTCCCCAACACCGAACTGGGCCACCTGGAGCTGAACGGCCACGACGCCGAGCACAAGGCGTCCAGCAAGGCCAAGGAGGACCACGACCTGAGCTGGGAGCAGTGGGCGCGCCGCGTCCAGAAGTACCTGGCACACGTGGAGATGCTGTTCTCGCCCGAGCTGTTCATCATCGGCGGCGGGGTCAGCCGCAAGGCCGACAAGTTCCTCCCCCACATCGAGGGCATCACGGCCGACATCGTCCCCGCGCAGCTCCAGAACAACGCGGGGATCGTGGGCGCGGCGATGCGGGCGGCGCAGCAGTCGTAG
- a CDS encoding type II toxin-antitoxin system VapB family antitoxin, whose protein sequence is MARTVIDLDEEIVEQAMRVYGVRTKAAAVRAAMEEGVKLRLRRELFDAMDDGEFEDVFAEIRSQTGPRNPDGSLKREGGASAA, encoded by the coding sequence ATGGCCAGGACTGTGATCGATCTGGACGAGGAGATCGTCGAGCAGGCGATGCGGGTGTACGGCGTGAGGACCAAGGCCGCCGCGGTGCGGGCGGCCATGGAGGAGGGGGTGAAACTGCGGCTGCGCCGGGAGCTGTTCGATGCCATGGATGACGGCGAGTTCGAGGACGTGTTCGCGGAGATCCGTTCGCAGACGGGGCCGCGGAATCCGGACGGCTCTCTGAAGCGCGAAGGCGGGGCCTCGGCGGCGTGA
- a CDS encoding malonic semialdehyde reductase yields MSLVLDPAAQDLLFREARTANTFTDEPVTEEQVRAIYDLVKYGPTAFNQTPLRVTLVRSPEARERLVQHMAEGNRPKTAAAPLVAILAADNEFHEELPALFPAFPAAKDAFFSERPARERSAALNSALQAAYFIVGVRAAGLAAGPMTGFDPEGVRKEFLDDDHTPLMVVNIGRPGPDASYPRSPRLAYEDVVTTV; encoded by the coding sequence ATGTCTCTCGTTCTTGACCCCGCCGCCCAGGACCTGCTGTTCCGCGAGGCCCGCACCGCGAACACCTTCACCGACGAGCCGGTGACCGAGGAGCAGGTCCGGGCGATCTACGACCTGGTCAAGTACGGCCCGACGGCCTTCAACCAGACCCCGCTGCGCGTCACCCTGGTCCGCTCCCCCGAGGCCCGTGAGCGCCTGGTGCAGCACATGGCCGAGGGCAACCGGCCCAAGACCGCCGCCGCCCCGCTGGTCGCGATCCTCGCCGCGGACAACGAGTTCCACGAGGAGCTGCCGGCCCTGTTCCCGGCCTTCCCGGCCGCCAAGGACGCCTTCTTCTCCGAGCGCCCGGCCCGCGAGCGCTCCGCCGCGCTGAACTCCGCGCTCCAGGCCGCCTACTTCATCGTCGGCGTGCGCGCCGCCGGCCTCGCCGCGGGCCCGATGACCGGGTTCGACCCCGAGGGCGTGCGCAAGGAGTTCCTGGACGACGACCACACCCCGCTGATGGTCGTCAACATCGGCCGTCCGGGCCCGGACGCGTCGTACCCGCGCTCCCCGCGGCTCGCGTACGAGGACGTCGTCACGACCGTCTGA
- a CDS encoding ATP-binding protein — protein MIGVIDTDGDCAEWTFPAEPGAVRSARTAVRGQLHGWDLDCVADLAALLVSELVTNSLRYATGPIGVRLVRPVGADDSLLVEVSDPLPDPPRERTARPEDESGRGLQLLAGSSRRWGTRPGASGKTVWFELAVPG, from the coding sequence GTGATCGGCGTGATCGACACCGATGGCGACTGCGCCGAGTGGACCTTTCCCGCGGAACCGGGCGCCGTGCGCAGCGCCCGGACCGCGGTCCGCGGCCAGTTGCACGGCTGGGACCTCGACTGTGTCGCCGACCTCGCCGCGCTGCTGGTGAGCGAGCTGGTCACCAACTCGCTGCGCTACGCCACCGGCCCCATCGGCGTACGGCTCGTACGGCCGGTCGGCGCCGACGACTCCCTGCTGGTGGAGGTCTCCGACCCGCTCCCCGACCCGCCGCGCGAGCGGACCGCCCGGCCCGAGGACGAGAGCGGGCGCGGACTCCAGCTGCTCGCGGGGTCCTCGCGCCGCTGGGGCACCCGGCCCGGCGCGAGCGGAAAGACCGTCTGGTTCGAGCTGGCCGTGCCGGGATGA
- a CDS encoding (deoxy)nucleoside triphosphate pyrophosphohydrolase, whose translation MTPKTERTVVVGAALLDGGRLLAARRSAPADLAGRWELPGGKVEPGERPEDALARELREELGVDAETVERVPGEWPLREPYVLWVWTARPRPGSPAPRPLQDHDELRWLTPAQLWDVPWLEQDVPAVREVEERMGAEAR comes from the coding sequence ATGACGCCCAAGACGGAACGGACCGTGGTGGTCGGCGCCGCCCTGCTCGACGGTGGTCGCCTGCTCGCCGCGCGCCGCAGCGCGCCCGCCGACCTGGCCGGGCGCTGGGAGCTGCCCGGCGGCAAGGTCGAGCCGGGGGAGCGGCCCGAGGACGCCCTGGCGCGCGAACTGCGCGAGGAACTCGGCGTCGACGCCGAGACCGTGGAGCGCGTGCCCGGCGAGTGGCCCCTGCGGGAGCCGTACGTCCTGTGGGTGTGGACCGCCCGGCCGCGCCCCGGCTCACCCGCGCCCCGGCCCCTCCAGGACCACGACGAACTGCGCTGGCTGACCCCGGCACAGCTGTGGGACGTGCCGTGGCTGGAGCAGGATGTGCCGGCGGTGCGGGAGGTCGAGGAGCGGATGGGGGCGGAGGCGCGCTGA
- a CDS encoding 4-hydroxy-3-methylbut-2-enyl diphosphate reductase, protein MTASPRRRVLLAAPRGYCAGVDRAVIAVEKALEQYGAPIYVRHEIVHNKYVVQTLEKKGAVFVERTEEVPEGNIVMFSAHGVAPVVHEEAARGRLATIDATCPLVTKVHKEAVRYANEDYDILLIGHEGHEEVIGTSGEAPEHIQLVDGPEDVAKVEVRDPSKVVWLSQTTLSVDETMETVDALKTKFPGLVSPPSDDICYATQNRQIAVKQMGADSDLVIVVGSRNSSNSKRLVEVAKLAGAREAYLVDFADEIDEAWLEGVSTVGVTSGASVPDVLVEQVLEWLAERGYADVEIVKTAEESITFSLPKELRRDLREEAANLMAERGGSGASEE, encoded by the coding sequence ATGACCGCTTCGCCGCGCCGCCGTGTCCTGCTCGCCGCCCCCCGAGGCTACTGCGCCGGTGTGGACCGCGCCGTGATCGCCGTCGAGAAGGCCCTGGAGCAGTACGGCGCCCCGATCTACGTCCGGCACGAGATCGTCCACAACAAGTACGTCGTGCAGACCCTGGAGAAGAAGGGCGCCGTCTTCGTCGAGCGCACGGAGGAGGTGCCCGAGGGCAACATCGTCATGTTCTCGGCGCACGGCGTGGCCCCCGTCGTCCACGAGGAGGCCGCGCGCGGCCGGCTCGCCACCATCGACGCGACCTGCCCCCTGGTCACCAAGGTCCACAAGGAAGCCGTCCGGTACGCGAACGAGGACTACGACATCCTGCTGATCGGCCACGAGGGCCACGAGGAGGTCATCGGCACCTCCGGCGAGGCCCCCGAGCACATCCAGCTGGTCGACGGCCCCGAGGACGTCGCCAAGGTCGAGGTCCGCGACCCGTCGAAGGTCGTCTGGCTGTCGCAGACCACCCTCTCCGTGGACGAGACCATGGAGACCGTCGACGCCCTGAAGACCAAGTTCCCGGGCCTGGTCTCCCCGCCCAGCGACGACATCTGCTACGCCACGCAGAACCGCCAGATCGCCGTGAAGCAGATGGGCGCCGACTCCGACCTGGTCATCGTCGTCGGCTCCCGCAACTCCTCCAACTCCAAGCGCCTGGTCGAGGTCGCCAAGCTCGCCGGTGCCCGCGAGGCGTACCTGGTGGACTTCGCCGACGAGATCGACGAGGCCTGGCTGGAGGGCGTGTCCACCGTCGGCGTCACCTCCGGCGCCTCCGTCCCGGACGTGCTGGTCGAACAGGTCCTGGAGTGGCTCGCCGAGCGCGGCTACGCGGACGTGGAGATCGTCAAGACCGCCGAGGAGTCCATCACCTTCTCGCTGCCCAAGGAGCTCCGCCGCGACCTGCGCGAAGAGGCGGCGAACCTGATGGCCGAGCGCGGCGGATCGGGCGCTTCAGAGGAGTGA
- a CDS encoding GntR family transcriptional regulator, producing the protein MTFGEQPAYLRVAGDLRKKIVDGSLPPHTRLPSQARIREEYGVSDTVALEARKVLMAEGLVEGRSGSGTYVRERPVPRRVSRSGYRPSGGATPFRQEQADAAVRGTWESSSRQAEAGAAIAERLGIEIGERVMRTKYLFREAGEPMMLSTSWEPLAVTGRSPVMLPEEGPLGGMGVVERMRAIDVIVDNVTEEVGARPGLAEELHLLGGVPGHVVLVVQRTYYASGRPVETADVVIPADRYRVAYHLPVR; encoded by the coding sequence GTGACTTTCGGTGAGCAGCCGGCGTATCTGCGTGTCGCGGGTGATCTCCGCAAGAAGATCGTCGACGGTTCACTGCCGCCCCACACCCGGCTCCCCTCGCAGGCCCGCATCCGCGAGGAGTACGGCGTCTCGGACACCGTCGCCCTGGAGGCCCGCAAGGTCCTGATGGCCGAGGGCCTGGTGGAGGGCCGCTCCGGCTCGGGGACGTACGTGCGCGAACGGCCCGTGCCGCGCCGGGTGTCCCGCTCCGGCTACCGCCCCAGCGGCGGCGCCACCCCCTTCCGGCAGGAGCAGGCCGACGCCGCGGTGCGCGGCACCTGGGAGTCCAGCAGCCGGCAGGCCGAGGCCGGTGCCGCGATCGCCGAGCGGCTCGGGATCGAGATCGGCGAGCGGGTCATGCGCACCAAGTACCTGTTCCGCGAGGCCGGTGAGCCGATGATGCTCTCCACCTCCTGGGAGCCCCTCGCCGTCACCGGCCGAAGCCCGGTGATGCTGCCCGAGGAGGGGCCGCTCGGCGGGATGGGCGTGGTCGAGCGCATGCGCGCCATCGACGTGATCGTGGACAACGTCACCGAGGAGGTCGGCGCGCGCCCCGGCCTCGCCGAGGAACTGCATCTCCTCGGGGGCGTCCCCGGCCATGTCGTCCTGGTCGTGCAGCGCACCTACTACGCCTCCGGGCGCCCGGTGGAGACCGCGGACGTCGTCATTCCGGCGGACCGGTACCGGGTGGCGTATCACCTGCCGGTGCGGTGA
- a CDS encoding DUF6542 domain-containing protein: MEQHRTRPPNDGRRRGNPPHAHLPPQARRRTPGPEAGRGAGQSRPVPGAGLPGPRLTGLGGGLFCVAAMFLLGCLDQLLLGGSLPVYGLLFLPVCVLTALWVRPGDVLTAPVAVPIAFAAGLLVVADGREGMLGRLMGLATGLATQAGWLYGGTLAAGVIVLVRRVRWVRSRRRPH; encoded by the coding sequence ATGGAGCAGCACAGAACGCGACCCCCGAACGACGGACGGCGCCGCGGCAACCCGCCGCACGCCCATCTGCCGCCGCAGGCCCGGCGCCGCACGCCCGGCCCGGAGGCGGGGCGCGGCGCGGGGCAGTCACGGCCGGTGCCGGGCGCGGGGCTGCCGGGACCCCGGCTCACCGGGCTCGGCGGCGGCCTGTTCTGCGTCGCCGCGATGTTCCTCCTGGGCTGCCTCGACCAGCTGCTCCTCGGCGGCTCGCTGCCGGTGTACGGCCTGCTGTTCCTGCCCGTGTGCGTGCTGACCGCGCTGTGGGTGCGCCCCGGGGACGTGCTGACCGCGCCGGTCGCCGTGCCCATCGCCTTCGCGGCCGGGCTGCTCGTGGTCGCCGACGGGCGCGAGGGGATGCTCGGCCGGCTGATGGGCCTGGCGACCGGGCTGGCCACCCAGGCCGGCTGGCTGTACGGGGGGACGCTCGCCGCGGGGGTGATCGTGCTCGTACGACGGGTGCGGTGGGTGCGGTCGCGGCGGCGCCCGCACTGA
- a CDS encoding DUF4245 domain-containing protein, whose amino-acid sequence MAGSKGKQKTARDMILSLALIGIAAAVVYLFAIPHDNHAPDLKRVDYRVELITARRAASYPVAGPEGLSDAWKATSVSYDGANGDYWHLGFQTPDAQYVQIEQSAQKRADFIDQATQGAKATKATERIDGRTWTHYTGGRYDALVLEDTPGSTTVVAGTASFGDLTKMASALRLEKTSAS is encoded by the coding sequence GTGGCAGGTTCGAAAGGCAAGCAGAAGACGGCCCGGGACATGATTCTCTCCCTGGCCCTGATCGGTATCGCGGCGGCGGTCGTCTACCTCTTCGCCATCCCGCACGACAATCACGCTCCCGACCTCAAGCGGGTCGACTACCGGGTCGAGCTGATCACGGCCCGCCGGGCGGCGAGCTACCCGGTGGCGGGGCCCGAGGGCCTGTCCGACGCCTGGAAGGCCACCTCGGTGAGCTACGACGGCGCGAACGGCGACTACTGGCACCTGGGCTTCCAGACCCCTGATGCCCAGTATGTCCAGATCGAGCAGTCGGCGCAGAAGCGGGCCGACTTCATCGACCAGGCCACCCAGGGCGCGAAGGCCACCAAGGCCACCGAGCGGATCGACGGCCGCACCTGGACCCACTACACCGGGGGCCGCTACGACGCCCTCGTCCTGGAGGACACGCCCGGCTCGACCACCGTGGTCGCCGGCACGGCGTCCTTCGGCGACCTGACGAAGATGGCGTCCGCGCTGCGGCTGGAGAAGACCTCCGCGTCGTAG
- a CDS encoding PIN domain nuclease — MKGRYLIDKSALARRGGPAVRARLDVLDRDGLLAVCAPTEYEVLYSARGKPEALRLRTLLRGFDYLPCNDEEFERALEIQALALNAGFHRALSMADVLIAATAERHRATVLHYDGDFDMIASVSGLQAEWVVEPGTAD, encoded by the coding sequence GTGAAGGGGCGCTACCTCATCGACAAGTCCGCGCTGGCCCGCCGGGGTGGACCAGCGGTGCGGGCGCGGCTGGATGTGCTGGACCGCGATGGGCTCCTGGCGGTGTGCGCCCCGACCGAGTACGAGGTTCTGTACTCGGCGCGCGGAAAGCCTGAGGCGCTGCGACTGCGTACCCTGCTCCGTGGATTCGACTACCTGCCCTGCAATGACGAAGAGTTCGAGCGGGCGCTAGAGATCCAGGCTTTGGCCCTGAACGCCGGCTTTCACCGGGCACTGTCGATGGCCGACGTCCTCATCGCGGCAACCGCCGAGCGGCATCGGGCCACGGTCCTGCACTACGACGGAGACTTCGACATGATTGCCTCGGTGAGCGGGCTGCAAGCCGAGTGGGTTGTGGAGCCGGGTACCGCCGACTGA
- a CDS encoding exodeoxyribonuclease VII small subunit codes for MTGKTETGGARETLSYEQARDELIEVVRRLEAGGTSLEDSLALWERGEELAKVCRRWLEGARARLDAALAEEEGAGGEAAE; via the coding sequence ATGACCGGCAAGACGGAGACCGGCGGGGCGCGGGAGACGCTCTCGTACGAGCAGGCGCGGGACGAGCTGATCGAGGTCGTACGGCGGCTGGAGGCGGGCGGTACCTCGCTGGAGGACTCCCTGGCGCTGTGGGAGCGCGGGGAGGAGCTGGCCAAGGTGTGCCGGCGCTGGCTGGAGGGGGCGCGCGCTCGCCTGGACGCGGCGCTCGCGGAGGAGGAGGGAGCGGGCGGGGAGGCCGCCGAGTAG
- the ychF gene encoding redox-regulated ATPase YchF — MSLTIGIVGLPNVGKSTLFNALTKNDVLAANYPFATIEPNVGVVGVPDGRLAQLASIFSSERILPATVDFVDIAGIVRGASEGEGLGNKFLANIRESDAICQVIRAFKDENVVHVDGKVSPKDDIETINTELILADLQTIEKVLPRLQKESRIKKDVAPKVKAVEEAKEILEKGDTLFAHGILQGTERAELLHDLHLLTAKPFLYVFNVDEDELTDEDFKNEQRALVAPAEAIFLNAKLEADLAELDEDEALELLQSVGQEEPGLATLARVGFNTLGLQTYLTAGPKESRAWTIKKGATAPEAAGVIHTDFQKGFIKAEVISFTDLLTTGSVAEARAKGKARMEGKDYVMQDGDVVEFRFNV, encoded by the coding sequence GTGTCGCTCACGATCGGAATCGTCGGCCTGCCCAACGTCGGCAAGTCGACCCTGTTCAACGCCCTGACCAAGAACGACGTGCTGGCGGCCAACTACCCGTTCGCCACGATCGAGCCCAACGTCGGCGTCGTGGGCGTCCCCGACGGCCGGCTGGCCCAGCTGGCCTCGATCTTCAGCTCGGAGCGCATCCTTCCGGCCACGGTCGACTTCGTGGACATCGCCGGCATCGTGCGCGGCGCGTCCGAGGGCGAGGGCCTGGGCAACAAGTTCCTCGCGAACATCCGCGAGTCGGACGCGATCTGCCAGGTCATCCGCGCCTTCAAGGACGAGAACGTCGTCCATGTCGACGGCAAGGTCTCGCCCAAGGACGACATCGAGACGATCAACACCGAGCTGATCCTCGCCGACCTCCAGACCATCGAGAAGGTCCTGCCGCGGCTCCAGAAGGAGTCCCGGATCAAGAAGGACGTCGCGCCGAAGGTCAAGGCGGTCGAGGAGGCCAAGGAGATCCTGGAGAAGGGCGACACGCTCTTCGCGCACGGCATCCTCCAGGGCACGGAGCGGGCCGAGCTGCTGCACGACCTGCACCTGCTGACCGCCAAGCCGTTCCTCTACGTCTTCAACGTGGACGAGGACGAGCTGACGGACGAGGACTTCAAGAACGAGCAGCGCGCGCTGGTCGCTCCCGCCGAGGCGATCTTCCTGAACGCCAAGCTGGAGGCCGACCTCGCCGAGCTGGACGAGGACGAGGCCCTGGAACTCCTCCAGTCCGTCGGCCAGGAGGAGCCCGGCCTCGCCACCCTGGCCCGCGTCGGCTTCAACACCCTCGGCCTGCAGACCTACCTCACGGCCGGCCCCAAGGAATCCCGCGCCTGGACCATCAAGAAGGGCGCCACCGCCCCCGAGGCCGCCGGTGTCATCCACACCGACTTCCAGAAGGGCTTCATCAAGGCCGAGGTCATCTCCTTCACCGACCTCCTCACGACGGGCTCCGTCGCCGAGGCCCGCGCCAAGGGCAAGGCGCGTATGGAGGGGAAGGACTATGTGATGCAGGACGGGGATGTGGTGGAGTTCCGCTTCAACGTCTGA
- the xseA gene encoding exodeoxyribonuclease VII large subunit — translation MALKTTPEAPLPVGEVSRLIGGWIDRLGAVWVEGQITQLSRRPGAGVVFLTLRDPSHDISVGVTCFRQVFDEVADVVGEGARVLVLAKPEWYAPRGQLSLRAAEIRPVGVGELLARLERLKKSLAAEGLFGAERKKPLPFLPQLIGLVCGRASAAERDVLENARHRWPAVRFEVRNVPVQGVHAVPQVVRAVEELDAIEDVDVIIVARGGGSVEDLLPFSDEQLVRTVAGCRTPVVSAIGHEPDSPLLDLVADLRASTPTDAAKKVVPDVGEELERVRMLQGRARRCAHALIEREERGLAHALARPVLEDPHRMLDERADHVASLLGRSRRTVGHLLDRADSELAHTHARVVALSPAATLKRGYAVLQRSDGHVVRDPGEVSEGEALRARVADGEFTVKVGE, via the coding sequence ATGGCTTTGAAGACGACCCCTGAGGCACCCCTGCCGGTCGGTGAGGTCTCCCGGCTGATCGGGGGTTGGATCGACCGGCTGGGCGCGGTGTGGGTCGAGGGGCAGATCACCCAGCTGTCGCGGCGGCCGGGCGCCGGCGTCGTGTTCCTGACGCTGCGCGACCCGTCGCACGACATCTCGGTCGGTGTGACCTGCTTCCGGCAGGTGTTCGACGAGGTGGCGGACGTCGTCGGCGAGGGCGCCCGCGTCCTCGTGCTGGCCAAGCCGGAGTGGTACGCGCCAAGAGGCCAGCTCTCCCTGCGCGCGGCCGAGATAAGGCCGGTCGGGGTCGGTGAGCTGCTGGCCCGCCTGGAGCGGCTGAAGAAGTCGCTCGCGGCGGAGGGGCTGTTCGGGGCGGAGCGCAAGAAGCCGCTGCCGTTCCTGCCGCAGCTGATCGGCCTGGTCTGCGGCCGTGCCTCCGCGGCGGAGCGTGATGTGCTGGAGAACGCCCGGCATCGCTGGCCCGCCGTGCGCTTCGAGGTGCGCAACGTCCCCGTGCAGGGGGTGCACGCCGTCCCGCAGGTCGTGCGGGCGGTGGAGGAGCTGGACGCGATCGAGGACGTGGACGTCATCATCGTGGCCCGCGGCGGCGGCAGCGTGGAGGATCTGCTGCCGTTCTCCGACGAGCAGCTGGTGCGGACGGTGGCGGGGTGCCGTACGCCGGTCGTGTCCGCGATCGGGCACGAGCCGGACAGTCCGCTGCTCGACCTGGTCGCCGATCTGCGCGCCTCCACCCCGACCGACGCGGCCAAGAAGGTCGTACCGGACGTGGGCGAGGAGCTGGAGCGGGTGCGGATGCTCCAGGGCCGGGCCCGGCGCTGCGCGCACGCGCTGATCGAGCGCGAGGAGCGGGGGCTGGCGCACGCGCTGGCCCGGCCCGTGCTGGAGGATCCGCACCGGATGCTCGACGAGCGCGCGGACCACGTGGCCTCCCTGCTCGGGCGGAGCCGGCGCACCGTCGGCCATCTGCTGGACCGCGCGGACTCGGAGCTGGCGCACACGCACGCGCGCGTGGTGGCCCTCTCCCCCGCGGCCACGCTGAAACGCGGCTATGCGGTGCTGCAGCGCTCCGACGGGCACGTGGTGCGCGATCCGGGCGAGGTGAGTGAGGGCGAGGCGCTGCGAGCGCGCGTCGCCGACGGCGAATTCACGGTGAAGGTGGGCGAATGA
- a CDS encoding SPOR domain-containing protein, which yields MSEGTASLPWIVIRQDDNGNRYRVGRYATEAEAQRIADSFEAPGPKRLYMVERLGQNGDGGRD from the coding sequence ATGAGTGAGGGCACGGCTTCCCTGCCCTGGATCGTCATACGGCAGGACGACAACGGCAATCGGTACCGCGTCGGCCGGTACGCGACCGAGGCCGAGGCGCAGCGGATCGCCGACAGCTTCGAGGCCCCGGGGCCCAAGCGGCTCTACATGGTCGAGCGGCTCGGGCAGAACGGGGACGGCGGCCGGGACTGA